The Aureimonas mangrovi genome contains the following window.
ACTGACCGGCGTACCCGAGACGGTGATCAACCGCGGCGAGATCGTCGTCGCGGACGGTGAGCTGAAGGCCAAGCGGGGGCGCGGACGCTTCGTCGCCCGCAAGCCCTCGGGGCGCAGCGCGGCACGGGGACATGTCGCGCCCGAATTCGCCGCCGCGCGCGCTTATGGCACGGAGATCGCTCCATGAGCGCGTCGACGGGCCCCGCCCTCCGACCGATCGTCGTCGTCAATCCGAACAGCGACGCGGCTGTAACCGAGGCGCTCTCGCAGGCGCTGGAGGGCTTTCGGCGTCCGGGCGGCCCGGCCGTCGAATGCGTGACCTTCGAGGACGGGCCGATCGGCATCGTCACGGAGCGCGACGTGCAGGAAGCGGCTCTGCGCTTCGGCGAGTACGCCGCGTCCCGGCCGGACGCCGGGGCGCTGATCAGCGCCTGCTATTCGCAGCCTGGCGTCGATCTCGCGCGGTCCCTCACACGCGTGCCTGTGATCGGCATCCAGGACGCCGGCGTCCTCACCGCCATGGCGCGGGCGGACCTCTTCGGCGTCATCGCCGTCGCGCAAGGGTCGATCCCGCGTCACCTTCGTCATCTGCGCCGGCTCGGCGTCGACGGGCGCCTCGCCGGCGAGGTCGCGCTCTCGCAGCCGATGAGCGTCGCGGAAAGCGGTCGCGGCGAGCGCTCATTTGCGCTTCTGATGGAGGCGGGAAGCGCGCTCGCGGCCATGGGTGCCGGCGCCGTCGTCCTCGGCTGCGCGGGCATGTCGGGGCACCGCGCGCGGCTCGAGGCCGAGCTCGGCCTCGCCGTCATTGATCCCACGCAGGCCGCCGTCGCGATGGCGCTCGGAATGCTCGTGGCGGGGACGGCTTGAGCGCCGAGGAGCCGGCGAGCGAGAGCGCGGGCGACATCCCGCTGCGCCTCCTTGCGATCTTCGGCGAGTTGATGGGCGGGGCCACCACCAAGGAGGCGGCCGAACGCCTCAGGATTTCCCAGCCTGCGGTCTCGAACGGCATCCGCCAGCTCGAGGAGAAGCTGGGCGTCAACCTCTTCGAGCGCCTGCACCGCCGACTCCAGCCGACCGAAGAGGCCTTCCAGCTCTTCCAGGAGGTGCAGCCCGTCTTCCCGATCCTGCGCGGCTTCGAGGCGCGCGCCCGCGCCATCCGCCTCGGCCATTCGGGCCGCCTGCGCATCCTCTCCACGCCGCCGCTCGGCC
Protein-coding sequences here:
- a CDS encoding aspartate/glutamate racemase family protein translates to MSASTGPALRPIVVVNPNSDAAVTEALSQALEGFRRPGGPAVECVTFEDGPIGIVTERDVQEAALRFGEYAASRPDAGALISACYSQPGVDLARSLTRVPVIGIQDAGVLTAMARADLFGVIAVAQGSIPRHLRHLRRLGVDGRLAGEVALSQPMSVAESGRGERSFALLMEAGSALAAMGAGAVVLGCAGMSGHRARLEAELGLAVIDPTQAAVAMALGMLVAGTA